The Ochotona princeps isolate mOchPri1 chromosome 1, mOchPri1.hap1, whole genome shotgun sequence genome has a segment encoding these proteins:
- the CCHCR1 gene encoding coiled-coil alpha-helical rod protein 1 isoform X5 produces the protein MRLEAQAMELEALARAEKAGRAEAEGLRAALAGAEVIRKNLEEGSQRELEEVQRLHQEQLSSLTQAHQEALASLTQKAEGLEKSLCSLEARRAGEAKELAGTQREAKLLREQLSNTQKDLEAHVTLVENLRKYVGEQVPPETCSQAWEQEREELLETMQNLQQDRDSLRTTAELLQVRVQSLMHILTLQEEELARKVQPSDSLEPEFTKKCQSLLNRWREKVFDLMVQLKAQELEHRDSVKQLKSQVAELQEQVTTQCQEHAILQRSLQDRAAEVEVERMGAKTLKLELSRAQEAKHRRQQQTASAEEQLKLVANAISSSQVCLQSTMAKVEQAVARLPSLSNRLSYAVRKVHTVHGLMARKLALAQLRLESCPPPPPPPQLIEDTSLELQQLREERNRLDAELQLSARLIQQEVGRAREQGEAERQQLSEVAQQLERELQQTQESLASVGLQLEAARQGQQESTQEAASLRQELTQQQEVYGQALQEKVAEVETRLREQLTDTERRLNEARREHAKAVVSLRQIQRKATREKERNQELRRLQDEARKEEGQRLAQRVQELERDKNLMLATLQQEGLLSHYKQQRLLAVLPSLLNKEKSSECRLRPTGSSASTPPAALSCTKTSTKASISVLLDNLQGLSEAIAREETVCQGDKPEASSSSSL, from the exons ATGCGTTTGGAAGCCCAGGCCATGGAGCTGGAGGCGCTGGCTCGGGCCGAGAAGGCCGGCCGGGCTGAGGCCGAGGGCCTGCGCGCAGCCTTGGCTGGGGCCGAGGTCATACGGAAGAACCTGGAAGAGGGAAGCCAACGGGAACTAGAAGAGGTTCAGAGGCTGCACCAAGAGCAG CTGTCCTCCTTGACCCAGGCTCACCAGGAGGCTCTTGCCAGTTTGACCCAGAAGGCCGAAGGCCTAGAGAAATCCCTGTGTAGTCTGGAGGCCAGACGGGCAGGGGAGGCCAAGGAGCTGGCCGGGACACAGCGGGAAGCCAAGCTCCTTCGGGAGCAGCTGAG CAATACCCAGAAAGACCTGGAAGCTCACGTGACTCTGGTGGAGAATCTGAGGAAATATGTTGGGGAGCAGGTCCCTCCAGAAacctgcagccaggcctgggagcaggagCGAGAGGAGCTTCTGGAAACCATGCAG AACCTGCAGCAGGACCGTGACAGCCTGCGTACCACCGCCGAGCTGTTGCAGGTGCGCGTGCAGAGCCTCATGCACATCCTCACgctgcaggaggaggagctggccaGGAAG GTTCAACCCTCGGATTCTCTGGAACCTGAGTTCACTAAGAAGTGCCAGTCCCTCCTGAACCGCTGGCGGGAGAAAGTATTTGACCTCATGGTGCAGCTGAAGGCCCAGGAGCTGGAGCACCGGGACTCTGTGAAGCAGCTGAAGAGCCAG GTGGCCGAGCTCCAGGAACAAGTGACAACCCAGTGCCAGGAGCACGCCATCCTGCAGCGTTCCCTGCAGGACAGAGCTgcggaggtggaggtggagcGGATGGGTGCCAAG ACcctgaagctggagctgagccgggccCAGGAGGCCAAGCACCGGCGACAGCAGCAGACAGCCTCGGCCgaggagcagctgaaacttgtcGCCAATGCcatcagcag ctctcaggTCTGCCTCCAGAGCACCATGGCAAAGGTGGAGCAGGCAGTGGCCCGGCTGCCCAGCCTCAGCAACCGACTCAGCTATGCTGTGCGCAAGGTCCACACTGTCCACG GCCTGATGGCTCGAAAGCTGGCCCTTGCTCAGCTGCGCCTGGAGAG CTGCCCTCCACCCCCGCCTCCACCCCAGCTGATCGAGGACACGAGCCTGGAGCTTCAGCAGCTTCGGGAAGAACGGAACCGACTGGATGCCGAGCTGCAGCTGAGTGCCCGCCTCATCCAGCAGGAGGTGGGCCGGGCCCGGGAGCAAG GCGAGGCGGAGCGACAGCAGCTGAGCGAGGTGGCCCAGCAGCTGGAGCGGGAGCTGCAGCAGACCCAGGAGTCCCTGGCCAGCgtggggctgcagctggaggcAGCCCGCCAGGGCCAGCAGGAGAGCACCCAGGAGGCGGCCAGCCTGCGGCAGGAGCTTACCCAGCAGCAGGAGGTCTACGGGCAAG CTCTGCAAGAGAAGGTGGCTGAGGTGGAAACGCGGCTGAGGGAACAGCTGACGGACACGGAGAGGAGGCTGAACGAGGCCCGGAGGGAGCACGCCAAGGCCG TGGTCTCCCTGCGCCAGATCCAGCGCAAAGCCACCCGGGAAAAGGAACGGAACCAGGAGCTCAGGCGTCTGCAGGACGAGGCCCGGAAGGAAGAGGGGCAGCGGCTGGCCCAGCGCGTGCAGGAGCTGGAGAGGGACAAGAACCTCATGCTG gccaccttGCAGCAGGAGGGTCTCCTCTCCCATTACAAGCAGCAGCGACTCTTGGCAGTTCTTCCTTCTCTGCTGAACAAGGAGAAATCCTCGGAGTGCAGGCTCCGGCCTACAGGGTCCTCAGCATCCACCCCTCCAGCAGCATTGTCCTGCACCAAGACCTCCACAAAGG CGTCCATCTCTGTCCTGTTGGATAACCTGCAGGGCCTGAGTGAGGCCATTGCCAGAGAGGAAACTGTCTGCCAAGGAGACAAACCcgaagcctcctcctcctccagcctgtAA